The Saprospiraceae bacterium genome includes a window with the following:
- a CDS encoding TraB/GumN family protein — MTFVLSAPGCKTTKSQISDNDYKPLENALLWKITGKELKEPSYLYGTIHIIGAEDFFLPKGTMTALEASKKVVFEIDVKDMTDISSLMGMMNKIFMSDGQTLKDLLNEGDYDLVKSHFQKIGIPIFMLERMKPMFLSVFAYGDMDPSGLQSGSMKSYEMELFEMAKNSGKETGGLETVDFQIGLFDEIPYEAQAKMLVESIKSSDSNDDSFAKMTEMYVNQNIEKMIEMISEDGNEISGFEDQLLYQRNKNWIPLILNASKSEPTFFAVGAGHLAGPKGVIHLLRNAGLTVKPVL, encoded by the coding sequence CTGACTTTTGTCCTATCAGCACCGGGTTGTAAAACAACTAAATCACAGATCAGTGATAATGATTACAAACCGCTTGAAAATGCACTTTTATGGAAAATAACCGGTAAGGAATTGAAAGAACCATCCTATTTATATGGAACCATTCATATTATCGGAGCGGAAGACTTTTTTTTGCCTAAAGGAACAATGACTGCTTTGGAAGCATCCAAAAAAGTCGTATTTGAAATAGATGTAAAGGATATGACAGACATTTCATCTCTGATGGGAATGATGAACAAAATTTTTATGAGTGACGGGCAAACACTGAAGGACCTGCTCAATGAAGGTGACTATGACTTGGTAAAGAGTCATTTTCAGAAAATAGGGATTCCGATATTTATGCTGGAAAGAATGAAACCTATGTTTCTATCTGTATTTGCATACGGGGATATGGATCCTTCAGGACTTCAATCCGGATCTATGAAGTCATATGAAATGGAGTTATTTGAAATGGCAAAAAATTCCGGAAAAGAAACCGGCGGACTTGAAACGGTTGATTTTCAGATTGGATTATTTGATGAGATTCCGTATGAAGCTCAAGCGAAAATGCTGGTTGAGTCAATTAAATCTTCAGACTCGAATGATGATAGTTTTGCAAAGATGACAGAAATGTATGTCAATCAGAACATTGAAAAAATGATTGAAATGATTTCAGAAGATGGAAATGAAATTTCCGGATTTGAAGATCAGTTACTGTACCAAAGAAATAAAAACTGGATACCCCTTATTTTGAATGCTTCAAAGAGTGAACCCACTTTTTTTGCTGTGGGAGCCGGGCATCTGGCTGGTCCGAAGGGAGTCATTCATTTGTTAAGAAATGCTGGATTAACGGTAAAGCCTGTTTTATAA
- a CDS encoding 4a-hydroxytetrahydrobiopterin dehydratase, with protein sequence MSWKIENNKMVATFHFKDFIQAFSFMTEVAIHAEKQNHHPTWTNTYDTVSFALSTHDAGDIVTEKDQLLADTIDKIFVKFSPAG encoded by the coding sequence ATGAGTTGGAAAATTGAAAATAATAAAATGGTCGCAACATTCCATTTTAAAGACTTCATACAGGCATTCTCCTTTATGACAGAAGTAGCCATTCATGCAGAAAAACAAAATCACCATCCGACTTGGACCAATACTTACGATACTGTATCTTTTGCGTTAAGCACACATGATGCAGGTGACATCGTAACTGAAAAAGACCAATTGCTCGCGGATACAATAGACAAAATATTCGTTAAATTTAGTCCGGCCGGTTAA
- a CDS encoding polysaccharide deacetylase family protein, whose translation MLKTTDKGVFQYSSDGEVPALSYHNIKDSSFKPTAYTIHASLFEEHLKMLKEKGFNSVLPEDIYQYRKSGRKLPDNPVMISFDDTRIEHFAIAAPLLKKYGFQGTFFIMTIAIGKKNYMSKEQIKMLSDDGHAIELHTWDHQDLRKLPASEWEKQIDKPKSQLENIIGKKVNFLAYPFGSWNEDAIKELKSRGIRGAFQLSGKRHLTDELYALRRLLVPGSWSSKTLLNSIQRSFTVC comes from the coding sequence ATGTTAAAGACTACGGATAAAGGAGTATTCCAATATTCGTCTGATGGTGAAGTACCGGCCTTAAGCTATCATAATATTAAAGACTCATCTTTTAAACCCACCGCATATACTATTCATGCTTCTTTATTTGAAGAGCACCTAAAAATGTTAAAGGAAAAAGGATTTAATTCGGTACTGCCGGAAGATATTTATCAATACCGTAAATCAGGCAGGAAGTTGCCTGACAATCCGGTTATGATCAGCTTTGATGATACGAGAATAGAACACTTTGCCATTGCAGCGCCACTCCTGAAAAAATACGGATTCCAGGGCACATTTTTTATTATGACAATTGCTATAGGCAAAAAGAACTATATGTCTAAAGAACAAATCAAAATGCTGTCAGATGATGGACATGCTATAGAATTACACACATGGGATCATCAGGATCTCAGAAAACTACCTGCTTCTGAATGGGAAAAACAAATAGACAAACCCAAATCTCAGTTGGAAAACATAATCGGTAAAAAAGTGAATTTTCTGGCATATCCTTTTGGCTCATGGAATGAAGATGCTATTAAAGAATTGAAGTCCCGAGGCATCAGAGGAGCATTTCAGTTGTCCGGAAAAAGACATCTGACGGATGAACTTTACGCATTAAGACGATTGCTTGTTCCGGGCAGTTGGTCATCCAAAACTTTGCTAAATTCCATCCAACGATCCTTTACAGTCTGCTAA
- a CDS encoding Crp/Fnr family transcriptional regulator: protein MEENTGFQLVLKKLTNILPESNIAKYLQDITVRHYEKGQIIYDTDDVADKVYFVAKGRIKLGAMGDSGREIIKTIVEEDVFFGELSLIENGNRIDTATAAEDCVIAIFEREEFNNTLKGNPALKGITIKTIGEKLTDLENKLESIVFMDSRSRIISFLISEAEKRGQRVGYEWVVRAIPKHQDIANITVTSRQSVTSAMNDLRNADLITFDRKRLLIRDLEKLKALINT, encoded by the coding sequence ATGGAAGAAAACACAGGGTTTCAATTGGTACTCAAAAAGCTTACTAATATATTACCGGAAAGTAATATTGCAAAATATCTGCAGGATATCACTGTGAGACATTACGAAAAAGGGCAAATTATATACGACACGGATGATGTTGCAGACAAAGTATATTTTGTTGCGAAAGGAAGAATAAAACTTGGAGCCATGGGAGATTCCGGACGAGAAATCATTAAGACTATCGTAGAGGAAGATGTTTTTTTTGGTGAATTGTCTTTGATAGAAAATGGAAATCGTATCGATACTGCAACTGCTGCTGAAGACTGTGTTATTGCTATTTTTGAAAGAGAAGAGTTTAACAATACGTTGAAAGGAAATCCAGCACTTAAAGGCATAACCATCAAAACAATAGGAGAAAAACTGACTGATCTTGAAAATAAGCTGGAATCGATCGTTTTTATGGATTCGAGATCCCGGATTATTTCATTTTTGATTTCAGAAGCCGAAAAACGCGGACAGAGAGTGGGTTATGAATGGGTTGTCAGAGCGATTCCAAAACACCAGGATATTGCTAATATAACGGTAACTTCCCGACAGTCTGTAACCTCTGCAATGAATGATTTGCGAAATGCAGATTTGATTACTTTTGACAGAAAAAGGCTTTTAATCCGAGACCTTGAAAAATTGAAAGCACTGATTAATACCTAA
- the rlmB gene encoding 23S rRNA (guanosine(2251)-2'-O)-methyltransferase RlmB, translating to MSDIIFGKNPVLEAFDAGADIEKIFMLSTLRGELEVSIRNLCRDRQIPLAKVPEVKLNELSKNRNHQGVVAIISPVNFQNIKDVIALIYEEGNVPLIVIADGVNDVRNLGALARSAYFFGAHALVFSGNMTGRINEDTVKTSAGAILKIPVCRAQSLFNLISDLQNSGIHVVAAGLKSEKSVDKIDFKVPTALLLGSEEKGLHYKVYEVVDDVATIPAVNAFDSLNVSVAGGILLYEVVRQRTLSD from the coding sequence ATGTCAGATATAATTTTTGGAAAAAATCCGGTTTTGGAGGCTTTTGATGCAGGTGCGGACATAGAAAAGATATTTATGTTAAGTACACTTAGAGGTGAACTGGAAGTGAGCATCCGAAATTTGTGCAGGGACCGACAGATCCCTCTTGCAAAAGTTCCGGAAGTAAAACTAAATGAGCTTTCAAAAAACAGAAACCATCAGGGCGTAGTTGCCATTATTTCACCGGTTAATTTTCAAAATATCAAAGATGTTATTGCATTGATTTATGAAGAAGGAAATGTTCCTCTCATTGTGATTGCGGATGGTGTTAATGATGTACGGAATCTGGGGGCTTTAGCCAGATCAGCATATTTTTTTGGTGCACATGCATTAGTTTTTTCAGGAAATATGACAGGAAGAATCAACGAAGATACTGTTAAAACTTCAGCGGGCGCTATACTCAAAATACCTGTTTGCAGAGCACAGTCATTGTTTAATTTGATTTCTGATTTGCAAAATTCCGGAATTCATGTTGTTGCTGCCGGATTAAAGTCAGAAAAGTCGGTTGATAAAATTGACTTTAAAGTACCCACGGCATTATTACTCGGCTCTGAAGAAAAAGGACTGCATTACAAAGTATATGAAGTGGTCGACGATGTGGCTACCATCCCAGCAGTTAATGCATTTGATTCACTGAATGTATCTGTGGCAGGAGGTATTTTACTATACGAAGTGGTTAGACAAAGGACTTTATCTGATTAG